Proteins encoded in a region of the Triticum dicoccoides isolate Atlit2015 ecotype Zavitan chromosome 3A, WEW_v2.0, whole genome shotgun sequence genome:
- the LOC119273678 gene encoding pathogenesis-related protein 1-like, with translation MEYSPKLAAALLLALASAMIVTAQNGADDMLNAHNEVRAAVGVGPVTWDPIVAAYAQSYAEKRRADCQLLLSPEVRPYGENLFRAAGAEWNAVDAVIYWASGKQYYDHATNTCSAPTGESCMGYLQLVWRDTKTIGCGAVLCDGNAGVFVICSYSPPPVLGQIPY, from the coding sequence ATGGAGTACTCGCCAAAGCTAGCGGCGGCACTGCTCTTAGCTCTCGCGTCCGCCATGATCGTCACCGCCCAGAACGGGGCCGATGACATGCTGAACGCCCACAATGAAGTGCGCGCCGCCGTCGGTGTGGGGCCAGTGACGTGGGACCCCATAGTGGCGGCGTACGCGCAGTCGTACGCGGAGAAGCGCCGTGCCGACTGCCAGCTACTACTCTCTCCGGAGGTGCGCCCATACGGAGAGAACCTTTTTCGGGCCGCTGGGGCCGAATGGAATGCGGTGGACGCAGTGATTTATTGGGCGTCCGGGAAGCAGTACTACGACCACGCCACCAACACCTGCTCCGCACCTACGGGTGAGTCGTGCATGGGATACCTGCAGTTGGTGTGGAGGGACACCAAGACCATCGGCTGCGGCGCTGTCCTCTGTGACGGCAACGCTGGCGTGTTTGTCATCTGCAGCTACAGCCCGCCCCCCGTGCTCGGGCAGATTCCGTACTAG